One window of Acipenser ruthenus chromosome 17, fAciRut3.2 maternal haplotype, whole genome shotgun sequence genomic DNA carries:
- the commd2 gene encoding COMM domain-containing protein 2 isoform X1, whose product MLLVLTDEHKEHLAFLPEVDSAVVGEFGRIALEFLKKGSNSKIYEGAATVFFFSTGKLNVAVDTVQHGVEGLMYLLSESSKLMISEVDFQDSVVVLGFPEELNKLLLQLYLDNQKEIRNILSELAPNLPHYHNLEWRLDVQLASRALRQQIKPTVTFKLHLEQNGEESAKVLQTDPATLLHLIQQLEQALGEMKTTHCRRIVRNIK is encoded by the exons ATGCTCTTAGTTCTAACCGATGAGCATAAAGAACATTTGGCATTCCTTCCGGAGGTTGATTCTGCAG TTGTAGGGGAATTTGGAAGAATCGCATTGGAGTTTTTAAAGAAAGGATCCAATTCTAAAATATACGAAGGAGCAGCAA ctgttttctttttttctacaggAAAGTTAAACGTTGCCGTTGACACTGTGCAGCATGGAGTGGAGGGGTTAATGTACCTCCTCAGTGAGAGCTCGAAGCTGATG ATTTCCGAGGTGGATTTCCAGGACTCTGTGGTGGTTTTGGGATTTCCAGAAGAGCTGAATAAACTCCTGCTTCAGCTTTACTTGGACAACCAGAAGGAGATCCGGAATATCCTCAGTGAACTGGCACCAAACCTGCCTCACTACCATAATCTGGAGTGGAGGCTGGATGTGCAG CTGGCAAGCAGAGCACTGAGACAGCAGATCAAACCAACTGTGACTTTCAAACTGCACCTTGAGCAAAATGGAGAGGAGAGTGCTAAAGTGTTACAGACTGACCCCGCAACCCTCTTGCACCTGATCCAGCAGCTAGAACAGGCACTGGGGGAGATGAAAACCACTCACTGCCGGAGGATCGTGCGCAATATCAAATAG
- the commd2 gene encoding COMM domain-containing protein 2 isoform X2 codes for MLLVLTDEHKEHLAFLPEVDSAVVGEFGRIALEFLKKGSNSKIYEGAARKLNVAVDTVQHGVEGLMYLLSESSKLMISEVDFQDSVVVLGFPEELNKLLLQLYLDNQKEIRNILSELAPNLPHYHNLEWRLDVQLASRALRQQIKPTVTFKLHLEQNGEESAKVLQTDPATLLHLIQQLEQALGEMKTTHCRRIVRNIK; via the exons ATGCTCTTAGTTCTAACCGATGAGCATAAAGAACATTTGGCATTCCTTCCGGAGGTTGATTCTGCAG TTGTAGGGGAATTTGGAAGAATCGCATTGGAGTTTTTAAAGAAAGGATCCAATTCTAAAATATACGAAGGAGCAGCAA gAAAGTTAAACGTTGCCGTTGACACTGTGCAGCATGGAGTGGAGGGGTTAATGTACCTCCTCAGTGAGAGCTCGAAGCTGATG ATTTCCGAGGTGGATTTCCAGGACTCTGTGGTGGTTTTGGGATTTCCAGAAGAGCTGAATAAACTCCTGCTTCAGCTTTACTTGGACAACCAGAAGGAGATCCGGAATATCCTCAGTGAACTGGCACCAAACCTGCCTCACTACCATAATCTGGAGTGGAGGCTGGATGTGCAG CTGGCAAGCAGAGCACTGAGACAGCAGATCAAACCAACTGTGACTTTCAAACTGCACCTTGAGCAAAATGGAGAGGAGAGTGCTAAAGTGTTACAGACTGACCCCGCAACCCTCTTGCACCTGATCCAGCAGCTAGAACAGGCACTGGGGGAGATGAAAACCACTCACTGCCGGAGGATCGTGCGCAATATCAAATAG